The following proteins come from a genomic window of Elusimicrobiota bacterium:
- a CDS encoding cupin domain-containing protein, with protein sequence MGHPPSEVTANEALGKAVVLSDWVNYQQGSVVSREIIRKNTGTVTVFAFDEGQGLSEHTAPFNALVHVLDGEAEITITGKSHAVKAGEIIILPAGQPHALNAVKRFKMMLVMIRS encoded by the coding sequence ATGGGGCATCCCCCATCCGAAGTAACGGCCAATGAGGCGTTGGGCAAGGCGGTTGTGTTGTCTGATTGGGTGAATTATCAGCAGGGCTCCGTCGTGAGCCGGGAGATCATTCGGAAAAACACGGGGACGGTCACTGTGTTCGCTTTCGATGAGGGGCAGGGCTTGAGCGAGCATACCGCCCCCTTCAACGCGTTGGTCCACGTTTTGGACGGCGAGGCGGAGATCACGATTACCGGGAAATCACACGCGGTCAAGGCCGGGGAGATCATCATCCTGCCCGCCGGGCAGCCCCACGCCCTTAATGCCGTGAAGAGATTTAAGATGATGCTTGTAATGATCCGATCATAG